One window of the Pelmatolapia mariae isolate MD_Pm_ZW linkage group LG15, Pm_UMD_F_2, whole genome shotgun sequence genome contains the following:
- the nhsl1b gene encoding NHS-like protein 1 isoform X6, whose product MFCLKAVSNLDEESKWTVHYTAPWHQQENVFLPGSRPPCVEDLHRQAKVNLKTALRECDKLRKDGFRSSQYYSQGPTFSDPIQSTSSLQDDGDDENDKKSTASSLEDDKSQLSMRCQTPQGMDEGGEGSNADRQVVWNKAALLPTPEEKMRQAAQAVPTDIVAINVTGAVFDRQASIRRSLINTDTVSRRPKKVKRRKTISGLPDNINLELAKGHGGDLRPHSMFLPGQYSTLGRTGSVNSTLRRSVTRDSSCQTEEVKIVPPSMRRIRAQRGQGIAAQMAGISASSSTGSISISSSDSSGILMLPQHFNGDPSRFHSLPRQGARVSLSADPIYSSTPIKSEEHLQRQIGKLQVDDTVVHMRNAPRTGTLPRPKSQEVKGTQSSEWGGGPACVVSPHAAYSTSFIPNATMSSSAEVITLNTLSQLTQSPVSAYPAARALSLASPTNADPLISSPAAFTHSSTCPALATSTPTHTAQDSGLKVRAPASESGHSDSSAHSHSTLAPTPPSCLPEENWIYDTPENVVAPHRTLTSSCSTPINQLYGSLDQSSRTTTDSSSLYSQDNDGYYTSMHLDSGLRSRSHGSGHGVAAGRATRHSMYECREMANQEDSGSLYSDRSLSRSISLRKSKKPPLPPARTDSLRRKPAAKMPPGGVSAINGANGERGTTLNETLIASLQQSLQMGLRGGKGKGASPSSTSHSPSSDYDDPWVLRPRSHSSISAGSSAASLAANANCGGVSSVYSLCHVTPAHSDTSSLRSDYADSWGYYMDYPRNNSDQGEQTPPAHAADNMSAGVHPGVLQNGGGIHKSQIPGAPGQEREVSAKPKASTSSPDRVHRLTSPSSGYSSQSNTPTAGTPVPAFARSMSPSGGRPKPKVPERKSSLLSSVSMSSSSTSLSSNTSDSLKSNGPPPPPPPPLLFSSASTPNTPLSPPPPFPPPLPPSSSTASLTPPPAPPLPTTPQGGSLSLNSTCSTSPEFPPPPSPEMLIHPSSSPNGSFSPPPPPPPPPPPPPLPATVTASSSPSFKKALNDAPKAAPSNSPTNSPKPLITPFALQSVQLRSVKRPEKEITDDNRAEKTGMDLLQGLKPLSLDSCYSQEHPTVLPLLNSSLEADSHYSSPSPVSKLLEELSLDDSITEDSPDIAIVNGKADDESYTLVNGNEKEEALALPSPAQSHESSPIKQKAPPPAVSKKPRFSLVPPVSPQAINKLFPSQQEETNIPQTEDQVDSLRRQTKEEVKEGDGEHQEEREDTLENSEHLAECKGAFTETRYESCITTSVSKETSNASGLYTNGEADEEEEEDCDGTSSTTGSISSKDDEAGDVFESSTAESSPAPSANGASVKNMVTPTPTRPRTTEDLFAAIHREGMGAVFLERSKRKVLGRKESEEDKTRPGSNSQSPPTTPTSLSPGMTSSLPRQSGSIQRNLRKSSTSSDTFKALLLKKGSRSETSFRMSAAEMLRSTDPRSQRTRSESALDSPTASPSSPMALHSPAGSPGRGKRAAEERGRYDAFTLSSPTSSPFSMGGFKYGRSRTPPSAASSKYNARSRILSSPMTVICERDGELAESEYGDTAESLSQPAAQAVPVLKDSNGTLSEESRS is encoded by the exons TCCACCGCTTCATCGCTGGAGGATGACAAATCTCAGCTCTCCATGAGGTGTCAGACGCCACAGGGCATGGACGAAGGAGGGGAGGGGTCCAACGCTGACAGACAGGTGGTATGGAACAAGGCTGCCCTCCTCCCCACCCCAGAGGAGAAGATGAGGCAGGCAGCTCAGGCTGTACCCACAGACATAGTTGCCATCAATGTCACAG GGGCAGTGTTTGACCGACAGGCGAGCATCCGGCGCTCCCTCATTAACACTGACACCGTGTCCCGCCGGCCCAAGAAGGTCAAACGCAGAAAGACTATATCAGGGCTGCCTGACAACATCAACCTGGAGCTAG CAAAAGGACACGGCGGAGATCTCCGGCCACATTCTATGTTCCTCCCTGGACAGTACTCCACACTTGGCCGTACTGGGAGCGTCAACTCAACACTCCGACGTTCGGTGACCAGAGACTCGAGCTGTCAGACAGAAGAAGTAAAGATCGTGCCCCCGTCCATGAGAAGAATTCGAGCGCAGAGAGGACAGGGAATCGCTGCTCAGATGGCTGGCATATCCGCTTCCTCTTCAACAGGAAGTATATCCATCTCCAGCAGCGACAGCTCTGGAATACTGATGCTGCCGCAGCATTTTAATGGAGACCCGTCGCGTTTTCACAGTCTGCCCCGACAGGGCGCAAGAGTGTCCCTCAGTGCTGATCCCATCTATAGCAGCACGCCCATCAAGTCAGAGGAACATCTGCAGAGGCAAATTGGAAAGCTTCAGGTCGACGATACTGTGGTACACATGAGAAACGCCCCGAGGACAGGAACTTTGCCCAGGCCCAAGTCCCAGGAGGTGAAGGGGACACAGTCCAGTGAGTGGGGCGGGGGTCCGGCATGTGTGGTTTCCCCTCATGCTGCTTATTCCACCTCATTCATCCCCAATGCCACCATGTCCAGTTCTGCTGAGGTTATTACCCTTAACACCTTGAGCCAGCTCACCCAGTCCCCGGTCTCAGCTTACCCCGCAGCTCGAGCGCTCAGTCTGGCTTCCCCAACTAATGCTGACCCGCTGATCTCTAGTCCAGCAGCCTTCACCCACAGCTCCACCTGCCCTGCCTTGGCCACGTCTACTCCTACTCACACAGCACAGGATAGTGGCCTGAAAGTCAGAGCACCTGCCAGTGAGTCAGGTCACTCTGACAGTAGCGCCCACAGCCACAGCACCTTGGCCCCCACTCCACCATCTTGTCTGCCGGAGGAGAACTGGATCTACGACACACCAGAAAATGTGGTGGCTCCACACCGCACTCTGACCTCCAGTTGCTCCACTCCAATCAACCAGCTCTATGGCAGCTTGGATCAGTCCTCTAGGACCACTACTGATTCCAGCTCTCTTTACTCCCAGGACAATGATGGATACTACACCTCTATGCACCTGGACTCAGGCCTGCGCTCCCGCAGTCACGGTAGCGGGCACGGGGTGGCAGCTGGCCGGGCCACCAGACACAGCATGTACGAGTGCCGCGAGATGGCCAATCAGGAGGACTCTGGAAGCCTGTACAGTGACCGCTCGCTATCACGCAGCATCTCCCTACGCAAATCCAAGAAGCCTCCCCTGCCACCAGCTCGGACGGATTCTCTCAGACGCAAGCCAGCTGCAAAAATGCCCCCCGGAGGTGTTAGCGCCATCAACGGTGCTAACGGGGAAAGGGGTACAACACTTAATGAAACTCTAATTGCAAGCTTGCAGCAGAGCCTGCAGATGGGGTTGAGAGGAGGGAAGGGAAAGGGTGCGTCGCCATCATCAACCTCTCACAGCCCAAGCAGCGATTATGATGACCCTTGGGTCCTCAGGCCGCGCAGTCACAGCAGCATCAGTGCAGGCAGCTCTGCAGCATCACTAGCAGCTAACGCAAACTGCGGCGGCGTGTCTAGCGTGTACTCTCTATGCCATGTGACACCTGCCCACAGTGACACCAGCAGCCTGCGCTCTGACTACGCCGACTCTTGGGGCTACTACATGGACTACCCTCGTAACAACTCGGACCAGGGGGAGCAGACACCCCCAGCCCATGCCGCAGATAACATGTCAGCCGGCGTTCACCCAGGAGTCTTACAGAATGGAGGAGGGATTCACAAAAGTCAGATCCCTGGAGCTCCAGGTCAGGAGCGAGAGGTGTCGGCGAAGCCCAAAGCTTCCACCTCCTCCCCAGACCGGGTGCATAGACTCACCTCGCCATCTAGTGGCTACTCCAGCCAGTCCAACACTCCCACAGCTGGAACCCCAGTGCCCGCCTTCGCCAGGTCCATGTCTCCCTCGGGCGGCCGGCCAAAACCCAAAGTCCCCGAGAGgaagtcctctctcctctcatCAGTTTCCATGTCCTCTTCTTCTACCTCCCTTTCCTCTAACACTTCAGACTCACTTAAGAGCAAcggtcctcctcctccaccaccaccacctctcctcttctcctccgCCTCAACTCCAAACACCCCTCTCAGCCCACCTCCACCCTTCCCTCCCCCTCTACCGCCAAGCTCTAGCACAGCTTCCCTGACTCCTCCACCAGCTCCCCCATTGCCAACCACTCCTCAGGGAGGTTCTCTAAGCCTGAACTCTACTTGCTCCACCTCCCCAGAATTCCCTCCACCTCCATCCCCCGAGATGCTGATTCACCCGAGTTCATCTCCCAATGGGAGCTTCagtccccctcctcctccaccacccccacctcctcctcctcctcttccggCTACTGTTACAGCTTCCTCCTCCCCATCTTTTAAGAAGGCACTAAATGATGCTCCTAAAGCAGCTCCTTCTAACAGTCCCACAAACTCACCTAAGCCCCTCATCACACCATTTGCACTGCAGAGCGTTCAGCTTCGTTCAGTCAAGCGACCAGAGAAGGAGATCACAGATGACAACAGAGCTGAGAAAACAGGGATGGACCTCCTTCAGGGGCTAAAGCCTCTGAGCCTGGATAGCTGTTACTCTCAGGAGCATCCCACTGTCTTACCCCTGTTGAACAGCTCTCTGGAAGCGGATTCCCATTATTCCTCACCATCGCCTGTGTCAAAGCTCCTGGAAGAGTTGTCACTGGATGACAGCATCACAGAGGACTCACCGGACATTGCCATCGTAAATGGAAAAGCTGATGATGAGAGTTACACACTTGTGAATGGGAATGAAAAAGAGGAGGCACTAGCGTTGCCCAGTCCTGCACAGAGCCACGAAAGCTCTCCCATCAAGCAGAAGGCCCCACCCCCAGCAGTCTCCAAGAAGCCCAGATTTTCCCTTGTCCCACCAGTAAGCCCCCAAgcaataaataaactgtttccaTCTCAGCAGGAAGAGACTAACATCCCCCAAACAGAAGACCAAGTAGATTCTCTGCgaagacaaacaaaagaagagGTGAAAGAGGGGGACGGTGAGCatcaggaggagagagaagacacTTTAGAGAACTCTGAGCATTTAGCAGAGTGCAAAGGAGCATTCACTGAAACCCGATATGAGTCTTGTATCACTACATCTGTTAGCAAGGAGACGAGTAATGCCTCTGGGCTTTATACCAACGGAGAGGCtgatgaagaagaggaagaggactGTGATGGGACGAGCAGCACCACAGGGTCCATCAGCTCCAAGGACGACGAGGCAG GTGACGTCTTTGAATCCAGTACGGCCGAGTCGTCTCCAGCCCCGTCAGCAAACGGGGCGTCCGTGAAGAACATGGTAACCCCGACTCCCACGCGACCCCGAACCACAGAGGACCTCTTCGCCGCCATTCACAG AGAGGGAATGGGTGCAGTGTTTCTAGAGAG GTCAAAGCGCAAGGTCCTGGGTCGCAAGGAGTCCGAGGAAGACAAGACCCGGCCTGGGAGCAACTCGCAATCTCCACCCACCACCCCGACGAGCCTGTCTCCAGGGATGACGTCGTCGTTGCCCCGTCAGTCGGGATCCATCCAGCGCAACCTCCGCAAGTCCTCCACCAGCAGCGACACCTTCAAGGCACTTCTCCTGAAAAAGGGAAGCCGCTCTGAGACCAGTTTCAGGATGTCTGCCGCCGAAATGCTTCGTTCCACTGACCCACGCTCCCAGCGAACGCGCTCCGAATCGGCACTGGACTCCCCCACTGCTTCGCCCTCATCACCGATGGCCCTGCACAGCCCGGCCGGTTCCCCGGGCCGGGGTAAGAGGGCAGCTGAGGAGCGGGGCCGTTATGATGCCTTTACCCTGTCCTCGCCGACTTCGTCGCCCTTTTCAATGGGCGGATTTAAGTACGGGCGCTCTCGGACGCCGCCCTCAGCTGCCAGCAGCAAGTACAACGCCCGCAGCCGAATCCTCAGCAGCCCGATGACGGTAATCTGCGAGCGGGACGGGGAACTGGCTGAGAGCGAGTATGGAGACACGGCAGAAAGTCTGTCTCAGCCAGCGGCTCAGGCTGTCCCTGTGCTCAAAGACTCCAATGGCACTTTATCTGAAGAAAGCAGAAGTTAA